GTGTCGGTGGATCGGGCGGCACCTTGATGCGGATATGGTACACGATCTCATCTCGGCCCCAGATGTTCTCTACGCTGCACGTATAATTGCCCGCGTCCGTGTGCTGACAGTCTTTGATAAACAGCGTACCGTTCTTGGCGATCGATTTGCGGGTACCAGTGTCCATCGGTTGATCATCCTGACGCCAGATagtgaccggtggtggtacaccGACCTTTCGGCACGGTAGCACCAGTGTCTCCTTCCACGGTGTCACGATTTCCTGGCTGAATGAGACGATCCTTGCCGGTACCTTATTGTTCGGTGGTACCGTAATGACCTCCGACTTGTCGCCTTCGCCCACCTTGGTCGAAGCCGTCAACCAAAACTGGTACGTTGCGTGTTCCTGCAATCGTACCGTTTCGTGCGATTCGGCGTACGGTACGAGCGTACGCTTGTGTGCACCCTCATCCCGGCCACCATCGACGAGTGCCATGTAGAAGGTGTACCCGGTGATGATACCGTTCCGGTGTGTTGGCGGCAACCAGGAGATGATGATCTTCGAACTGGATGACGGTACTGCTTTCAGAGCTTTCGGTGCCGAAGGAACTGAGAATAAGAATGTGAAGCATACGTATTTATCATCATCCAGTGATCAATCGGGACTCGGCTGCTTACCATCTTCCTGTGTGATGCAGTGGAACGGACTGGTTCGCACTCCGTCACCGACTTTGGTGAACGCCAGTACCCAGAACGTGTAGTTGGTGAACTTCTTGAGATTCTCCAGCGTCAAGTACTGATTGTTGGTCTTCGATGTGTACGGTTCTTTCTCTGtttaaagaaagagagacagtcAGATACTGAATGTCGCCCGTCGCCATCCAAAACCACTCACCATATAGATCATCCATTTCGATGTAGGACACTTTATAGCCACGGATCTTGCCATTCTGACCgtcgaccggtggcggtgaccaGGTGATGTAGATCGAGGTCGAACTCAGTACGTCACACTTTGGACTATCCGGTGCACTGGACGGGACATCCTCGAGCGTGCTGAGCGATATTTCCTTACTCGGTGGTCCACTGCCCTGACTGGTGTACGCCTGAACTACGATGTTGTACGTCGTGCACTTGCTCAAGGTTTGCAGGGTTGTCTCACCACCGAAGTGACTTCGCACTTCGACCGTCTTGAAGTTGAAGCCCTGCGTTGGGTTAATCTCGCGATCGTTCGGACCTGGGGCAACCTGATAACCGACGTAGTAACCAAGGAGATTCCCGTTCCACTGGTCTCGATCTGGTGCTTCCCAGGAGAGGAAGATCTCGGTCGAGCTCTTCGGTTCACCTTTGATGTTGAGTGGCGGTCCCGATGGTACTTCCTCGAGTGTCGTCACTTGAATCACCTCCGAGTACTCGGACGCACCGAGTTTATTCTCTGCCGAGATCCGCAGATGGTACGCCTTGGCTGGTTTGAGGTTCTGCAGTGTTATTACGGTCTGTGTACCAGCCACCGTAATGTGTTCAGCCGATTGCCACGGTTCCGTCACTAGCTTGTACTCGACGTTGTACTTTTCGATCGGACTGTTACCGGCAAACGGTTGACTCCAGGAGAGCTGCAGCGTGCGCGATTGCTGGGAGTTGATGCGTAGGTTTTTCGGTGCTTCCGGTACCTCTTGGATCACGAGATGAATCGTCATTTCGTCCTGACCGAAGGCGTTCGAGGCCTGGCACACGTAAACACCGGTATCCTGCCGGTAGGTGTGTGATATGCCCAGCTCTGACACCATTCCATCGTCCAGCACCTGCTCCCGGATGTTGTATCGATTGTCCAATGATTCGTCCAGATGCTGCTGGGAGctttgcattttccatttgatgTCGATCGGATTGTCACCCTGCACGTTGCACTGGATGTGAATCTGCTTGTTTCGGGGTGAGGTAATCTGCTTGCTCTTCGTCGAGAAGTGTGCCGGAACTAGAATCCATATTAAATGGTCAATTACTACAAGATGCTGCATCGATCACAGACGTCGTACTTACCGTTCACCTTAAGAAAGATCACCTTACTAACTCCGGAACCGATGGAGTTTTTAGCCTCGCATAGAAAATGTCCTTGCGAGTCCTTGGCAATCTTGCGGAACTGCAGTGTCCCGTTCGGATGCAGCGATACATTCGGCTCGTACAGAAAGTCCTTGTACTCACCGGGCGTATTACCGATTGCCTTCTTCCAGGTGACCGTTGGCTGCGGATGACCACCGGCCTGACAGTGCAAGGCCACATCCTGCCCGGCCTGGGCACTGGAGTCTTTCGGTTCCAGAATCCATTTCGGGGGTACGTTGACCGTTAACGGTACGGTGAAGCTTTCGCTACCGGCCACATTGCTCGCGATGCAGGTATAGTTCCCCGAGTACTCGGACGTAATGTGTTCGATCACCAGACTCGTACTGTACTCATCTAACCGTCGGATCACTTCATTTCCCGTCCCCAGCACCGGTTTCCCGTTGCGCTCCCAGCGAAAGTTCACTGGGAGATCGCCCTCCAGGATTTGGCACGAAATGGCGGCTCGCATACCCTCCCGCAGCAGATTCGTCATCGCCTGGATCGGCATTATCTTCGGTGGAACAATGACCTGTATCTCGACGTTCCGGCGAGCCGTCTGCTTCTGCTTGTTCTGTGCCATACACGTGTACGTGCCCGCATCTTCCGCCAGCTGTAGCTGCTCGATAATCAGCGTCCCGTTGTTGTAGGCCCGCTGGCGACGGTTGATTGGCAGCGTTTGACCATCGCGTTCCCAGTGGATCTTATCGATCGGGTAGCCCGCCACCGGGCACTTGATAACGAGGTCGTGCCCCGAGACGCCCGTGATTTTCGGCATCTCGCGAATGTACGGCATCCCGTAGATGTTAACCTTGGCGCTGTGGGATACTCTGCAAAAAAACGGCGCACGAAATGGAAGGTGATTAGCGTGTGTcacgattgtgtgtgtgtgtgtcctttgggGGAAGGACAAGGCGAGACGAGAGTGTCAGTGCATTAGTTTGATGAATTGCGGCACCGTTCCCTTACCGGGACCGTGTCTCAGGAGTCAACCTGCCACCACTAAGGACTACGGCTAATTGTGTAATGCATCATTtatcgaccaccatcaccggggcTAGGTGCTCCAGGATCCTAGCTAGCTGTCACTTACCTGCCGATACCGTTCTGTGCCACGCAGGTATACTCGccaccatcctcctccttcacgtTCGAGATGTTCACGTGACTGATGACGTCGTCGTGGATGGTAACGTACTGGCCGACGACGAACCGCGGGCTATCTGGAATCTGCGAAGCGAAacgacgaacaaaaaaaagcgtccCCGAAAGCgttatgttttgctttgcgacacgccagccagcgctcGCTCCTCCGCACATCAATCTCTGTCACACAAAAGTGACCAATCAACGGTGCTGGTAGCCGAACCGTAGTTCTACTCACCGGAAAGCCGTCCAACTTCCAGGTGAACTGTGGCGGCGGGTTACCGGTGCCGACGCACTTGAGTGAAACCATCGGACCGGGCTGTAGCGTTTGCTCCGAGAACCAGTACAGCAGCTCCGGTGTTGCATCTGtttagaagaagaagcaaaaggtgAACGAAAAGGGAAGACGTCGAGATAACGGTGTGGTcgggcgttgcgttgcgtaaaCTTTCCCCTAATAACCCTAATAGCGGATGCCACGTGATGATACGGTCTTCGCGGTGACCGAATTGACTACGCTACCTTTGGCGGTCCTGGTAGCCTCATGGTAAGTTCAAAGAAATGTCCTCTTTTCTCGAGCACTCGTCGGGCTTCAGAGATTCATCTAATGGATGGGGAGAGAGTGGGCCCCTTGGGGAGGGGCCATACTCATACTTAGCATAACCCTTGGTTGGATGAGATTGAAGAAGAGATTCGAGAGGAGCGCAGAGGTACGCTTTTGCGTTTAAAGATGGAAAAAACAAAGGGGGAAACACGACAGTTCGTTgcccttttttctgctttaaaCCATTAATGGATGCGACCGACCTTAAAGCTGCTCAAGAAGGGTCAACGTGATGGTAGGAAGTAATTTTCTAAAGAATTTTTTGTGCGGCGGGATGGTTTTAATAATTAAACTCTTTAAATAAATAACGGAACTTCAATTGAACGACATCTTGAAACGTCAGGACGAGAATAACCTAGTAACCATAGGGCACATACAAACCATCTATGAAAAAATATTCCATTTCAGCGAAGCACATCGGGGAGAAGACATCGAATTCTAGGTAGTGTCTACTCTATCTGTTACCCTTCATCAAAAGTTAAAGTTAACATGAATTCCATTGAATTGGTAAGAACTCCGAAAACTTATTTCTGCTTTAAGAGAGAGTGAATTTAAGGAAATTTTATATATTTCAGGTGAATCCTATTGATGTTTTCGTTCGTGCAACTAGGCAGTATTTTCAAAGTCACAGCATACTAGATGCGTAACGCTAGAAAAGGTTCTCTAAGGTAAGCCAAGTTAAACGTTAATTATTTGTAAAAACCTTACCTCCCAGCTGCAGCTCGGCCGTGGACTGTATCTGTTCCCACTCGTTGGCGACGAAGCACTGGTACATGCCCTGGTCCTCCTTCTGCACACTCTTGATCACAATCCGGGGCGTATCGGTATA
This sequence is a window from Anopheles darlingi chromosome 3, idAnoDarlMG_H_01, whole genome shotgun sequence. Protein-coding genes within it:
- the LOC125957591 gene encoding Down syndrome cell adhesion molecule-like protein Dscam2 isoform X5; protein product: MDVRGLAQAILLLYIFKGVILLDLQGPVFLSEPPYKVEFSNNSGGVIDCTGHGSPAPDVEWSVATTNHELVYTLPNGSLIFYPFSADKFRHEVHSTVYRCKLKNLVGTILSREVHVKGVVNQKYNIQVHDEYVMSGNTAVLKCQVPSYIQDFVVVTAWVQDSGVHLYPNTDIGGKYIVLPNGDLYINNAGASDAYKTYSCRTVNRLTGEIQISTYPGRVIVTEPKGLVQPRINVEKHSLKHVVVNAPVTLPCVAQGHPVPTYRWFKEVKDQIIPLQLNERISIVSAGLLKLAKARLEDSGKYLCWVNNTAGEETIQVSLTVTAPLTAHLQPQVQTVDVGKDAQFQCIISGFPAHEVLWMHNGKPIVRDSRIEIYTDTPRIVIKSVQKEDQGMYQCFVANEWEQIQSTAELQLGDATPELLYWFSEQTLQPGPMVSLKCVGTGNPPPQFTWKLDGFPIPDSPRFVVGQYVTIHDDVISHVNISNVKEEDGGEYTCVAQNGIGRVSHSAKVNIYGMPYIREMPKITGVSGHDLVIKCPVAGYPIDKIHWERDGQTLPINRRQRAYNNGTLIIEQLQLAEDAGTYTCMAQNKQKQTARRNVEIQVIVPPKIMPIQAMTNLLREGMRAAISCQILEGDLPVNFRWERNGKPVLGTGNEVIRRLDEYSTSLVIEHITSEYSGNYTCIASNVAGSESFTVPLTVNVPPKWILEPKDSSAQAGQDVALHCQAGGHPQPTVTWKKAIGNTPGEYKDFLYEPNVSLHPNGTLQFRKIAKDSQGHFLCEAKNSIGSGVSKVIFLKVNVPAHFSTKSKQITSPRNKQIHIQCNVQGDNPIDIKWKMQSSQQHLDESLDNRYNIREQVLDDGMVSELGISHTYRQDTGVYVCQASNAFGQDEMTIHLVIQEVPEAPKNLRINSQQSRTLQLSWSQPFAGNSPIEKYNVEYKLVTEPWQSAEHITVAGTQTVITLQNLKPAKAYHLRISAENKLGASEYSEVIQVTTLEEVPSGPPLNIKGEPKSSTEIFLSWEAPDRDQWNGNLLGYYVGYQVAPGPNDREINPTQGFNFKTVEVRSHFGGETTLQTLSKCTTYNIVVQAYTSQGSGPPSKEISLSTLEDVPSSAPDSPKCDVLSSTSIYITWSPPPVDGQNGKIRGYKVSYIEMDDLYEKEPYTSKTNNQYLTLENLKKFTNYTFWVLAFTKVGDGVRTSPFHCITQEDVPSAPKALKAVPSSSSKIIISWLPPTHRNGIITGYTFYMALVDGGRDEGAHKRTLVPYAESHETVRLQEHATYQFWLTASTKVGEGDKSEVITVPPNNKVPARIVSFSQEIVTPWKETLVLPCRKVGVPPPVTIWRQDDQPMDTGTRKSIAKNGTLFIKDCQHTDAGNYTCSVENIWGRDEIVYHIRIKVPPDPPTLTIVNTYTDSLLLEWTDNRNGGSPVLGYVINYKRENGDWEELQIDSKTNTHLLVNLWCGTRYQLYMTAYNKIGTGLPCDIVHSNTKGLPPVQPKHSQMITNNSTSVTCWLDSWGDGGCGILYFSIENRLYGRAQWNMVASHVEATERIFTVTELQPATKYQLRVTAYNNAGATMAIYNYTTLTTQGVMVYPDLANPVSPHMGEHPFYANFKVLLPLCLSILILFALVAAALLIRKRKLNNQNRIPSTSMSESPSIANMQNKQNRDQQYLAVRAQQTSRNSNSVDSGSYKAEGNEYIEDICPYATFQLNKQTYSESSYSGNVYSGPYHSSKEPEYTKVRRKGGSRLRDPATSEPIEYDTLGSESDNDMASRSNQSNYRHHRDTQDETSSSSENSPSSISRKSKPPYPPRKSAKAQSQNLPKRHVRSSSGYSSHNEETTFSISNYPNYSDHITPPARFSDLLGRDATLAVSSVNPSSLGSATEIGNNAGAGGGASKKSSNHSPRPRAGQKLQREAFQINV
- the LOC125957591 gene encoding Down syndrome cell adhesion molecule-like protein Dscam2 isoform X1, with protein sequence MDVRGLAQAILLLYIFKGVILLDLQGPVFLSEPPYKVEFSNNSGGVIDCTGHGSPAPDVEWSVATTNHELVYTLPNGSLIFYPFSADKFRHEVHSTVYRCKLKNLVGTILSREVHVKGVVNQKYNIQVHDEYVMSGNTAVLKCQVPSYIQDFVVVTAWVQDSGVHLYPNTDIGGKYIVLPNGDLYINNAGASDAYKTYSCRTVNRLTGEIQISTYPGRVIVTEPKGLVQPRINVEKHSLKHVVVNAPVTLPCVAQGHPVPTYRWFKEVKDQIIPLQLNERISIVSAGLLKLAKARLEDSGKYLCWVNNTAGEETIQVSLTVTAPLTAHLQPQVQTVDVGKDAQFQCIISGFPAHEVLWMHNGKPIVRDSRIEIYTDTPRIVIKSVQKEDQGMYQCFVANEWEQIQSTAELQLGDATPELLYWFSEQTLQPGPMVSLKCVGTGNPPPQFTWKLDGFPIPDSPRFVVGQYVTIHDDVISHVNISNVKEEDGGEYTCVAQNGIGRVSHSAKVNIYGMPYIREMPKITGVSGHDLVIKCPVAGYPIDKIHWERDGQTLPINRRQRAYNNGTLIIEQLQLAEDAGTYTCMAQNKQKQTARRNVEIQVIVPPKIMPIQAMTNLLREGMRAAISCQILEGDLPVNFRWERNGKPVLGTGNEVIRRLDEYSTSLVIEHITSEYSGNYTCIASNVAGSESFTVPLTVNVPPKWILEPKDSSAQAGQDVALHCQAGGHPQPTVTWKKAIGNTPGEYKDFLYEPNVSLHPNGTLQFRKIAKDSQGHFLCEAKNSIGSGVSKVIFLKVNVPAHFSTKSKQITSPRNKQIHIQCNVQGDNPIDIKWKMQSSQQHLDESLDNRYNIREQVLDDGMVSELGISHTYRQDTGVYVCQASNAFGQDEMTIHLVIQEVPEAPKNLRINSQQSRTLQLSWSQPFAGNSPIEKYNVEYKLVTEPWQSAEHITVAGTQTVITLQNLKPAKAYHLRISAENKLGASEYSEVIQVTTLEEVPSGPPLNIKGEPKSSTEIFLSWEAPDRDQWNGNLLGYYVGYQVAPGPNDREINPTQGFNFKTVEVRSHFGGETTLQTLSKCTTYNIVVQAYTSQGSGPPSKEISLSTLEDVPSSAPDSPKCDVLSSTSIYITWSPPPVDGQNGKIRGYKVSYIEMDDLYEKEPYTSKTNNQYLTLENLKKFTNYTFWVLAFTKVGDGVRTSPFHCITQEDVPSAPKALKAVPSSSSKIIISWLPPTHRNGIITGYTFYMALVDGGRDEGAHKRTLVPYAESHETVRLQEHATYQFWLTASTKVGEGDKSEVITVPPNNKVPARIVSFSQEIVTPWKETLVLPCRKVGVPPPVTIWRQDDQPMDTGTRKSIAKNGTLFIKDCQHTDAGNYTCSVENIWGRDEIVYHIRIKVPPDPPTLTIVNTYTDSLLLEWTDNRNGGSPVLGYVINYKRENGDWEELQIDSKTNTHLLVNLWCGTRYQLYMTAYNKIGTGLPCDIVHSNTKGLPPVQPKHSQMITNNSTSVTCWLDSWGDGGCGILYFSIENRLYGRAQWNMVASHVEATERIFTVTELQPATKYQLRVTAYNNAGATMAIYNYTTLTTQGVMVYPDLANPVSPHMGEHPFYANFKVLLPLCLSILILFALVAAALLIRKRKLNNQNRIPSTSMSESPSIANMQNKQNRDQQYLAVRAQQTSRNSNSVDSGSYKAEGNEYIEDICPYATFQLNKQTYSESSYSGNVYSGPYHSVRGSFVYHDVKTENYHSKEPEYTKVRRKGGSRLRDPATSEPIDINQFIESDNPGSTDSEVRKILTLHIPITEYDTLGSESDNDMASRSNQSNYRHHRDTQDETSSSSENSPSSISRKSKPPYPPRKSAKAQSQNLPKRHVRSSSGYSSHNEETTFSISNYPNYSDHITPPARFSDLLGRDATLAVSSVNPSSLGSATEIGNNAGAGGGASKKSSNHSPRPRAGQKLQREAFQINV
- the LOC125957591 gene encoding Down syndrome cell adhesion molecule-like protein Dscam2 isoform X6, with translation MDVRGLAQAILLLYIFKGVILLDLQGPVFLSEPPYKVEFSNNSGGVIDCTGHGSPAPDVEWSVATTNHELVYTLPNGSLIFYPFSADKFRHEVHSTVYRCKLKNLVGTILSREVHVKGVVNQKYNIQVHDEYVMSGNTAVLKCQVPSYIQDFVVVTAWVQDSGVHLYPNTDIGGKYIVLPNGDLYINNAGASDAYKTYSCRTVNRLTGEIQISTYPGRVIVTEPKGLVQPRINVEKHSLKHVVVNAPVTLPCVAQGHPVPTYRWFKEVKDQIIPLQLNERISIVSAGLLKLAKARLEDSGKYLCWVNNTAGEETIQVSLTVTAPLTAHLQPQVQTVDVGKDAQFQCIISGFPAHEVLWMHNGKPIVRDSRIEIYTDTPRIVIKSVQKEDQGMYQCFVANEWEQIQSTAELQLGDATPELLYWFSEQTLQPGPMVSLKCVGTGNPPPQFTWKLDGFPIPDSPRFVVGQYVTIHDDVISHVNISNVKEEDGGEYTCVAQNGIGRVSHSAKVNIYGMPYIREMPKITGVSGHDLVIKCPVAGYPIDKIHWERDGQTLPINRRQRAYNNGTLIIEQLQLAEDAGTYTCMAQNKQKQTARRNVEIQVIVPPKIMPIQAMTNLLREGMRAAISCQILEGDLPVNFRWERNGKPVLGTGNEVIRRLDEYSTSLVIEHITSEYSGNYTCIASNVAGSESFTVPLTVNVPPKWILEPKDSSAQAGQDVALHCQAGGHPQPTVTWKKAIGNTPGEYKDFLYEPNVSLHPNGTLQFRKIAKDSQGHFLCEAKNSIGSGVSKVIFLKVNVPAHFSTKSKQITSPRNKQIHIQCNVQGDNPIDIKWKMQSSQQHLDESLDNRYNIREQVLDDGMVSELGISHTYRQDTGVYVCQASNAFGQDEMTIHLVIQEVPEAPKNLRINSQQSRTLQLSWSQPFAGNSPIEKYNVEYKLVTEPWQSAEHITVAGTQTVITLQNLKPAKAYHLRISAENKLGASEYSEVIQVTTLEEVPSGPPLNIKGEPKSSTEIFLSWEAPDRDQWNGNLLGYYVGYQVAPGPNDREINPTQGFNFKTVEVRSHFGGETTLQTLSKCTTYNIVVQAYTSQGSGPPSKEISLSTLEDVPSSAPDSPKCDVLSSTSIYITWSPPPVDGQNGKIRGYKVSYIEMDDLYEKEPYTSKTNNQYLTLENLKKFTNYTFWVLAFTKVGDGVRTSPFHCITQEDVPSAPKALKAVPSSSSKIIISWLPPTHRNGIITGYTFYMALVDGGRDEGAHKRTLVPYAESHETVRLQEHATYQFWLTASTKVGEGDKSEVITVPPNNKVPARIVSFSQEIVTPWKETLVLPCRKVGVPPPVTIWRQDDQPMDTGTRKSIAKNGTLFIKDCQHTDAGNYTCSVENIWGRDEIVYHIRIKVPPDPPTLTIVNTYTDSLLLEWTDNRNGGSPVLGYVINYKRENGDWEELQIDSKTNTHLLVNLWCGTRYQLYMTAYNKIGTGLPCDIVHSNTKGLPPVQPKHSQMITNNSTSVTCWLDSWGDGGCGILYFSIENRLYGRAQWNMVASHVEATERIFTVTELQPATKYQLRVTAYNNAGATMAIYNYTTLTTQGVMVYPDLANPVSPHMGEHPFYANFKVLLPLCLSILILFALVAAALLIRKRKLNNQNRIPSTSMSESPSIANMQNKQNRDQQYLAVRAQQTSRNSNSVDSGSYKAEGNEYIEDICPYATFQLNKQTYSESSYSGNVYSGPYHSVRGSFVYHDVKTENYHFSQTSIAVFCYIFPFSYHFPIFCLFRYHFSFPLNP
- the LOC125957591 gene encoding Down syndrome cell adhesion molecule-like protein Dscam2 isoform X3 codes for the protein MDVRGLAQAILLLYIFKGVILLDLQGPVFLSEPPYKVEFSNNSGGVIDCTGHGSPAPDVEWSVATTNHELVYTLPNGSLIFYPFSADKFRHEVHSTVYRCKLKNLVGTILSREVHVKGVVNQKYNIQVHDEYVMSGNTAVLKCQVPSYIQDFVVVTAWVQDSGVHLYPNTDIGGKYIVLPNGDLYINNAGASDAYKTYSCRTVNRLTGEIQISTYPGRVIVTEPKGLVQPRINVEKHSLKHVVVNAPVTLPCVAQGHPVPTYRWFKEVKDQIIPLQLNERISIVSAGLLKLAKARLEDSGKYLCWVNNTAGEETIQVSLTVTAPLTAHLQPQVQTVDVGKDAQFQCIISGFPAHEVLWMHNGKPIVRDSRIEIYTDTPRIVIKSVQKEDQGMYQCFVANEWEQIQSTAELQLGDATPELLYWFSEQTLQPGPMVSLKCVGTGNPPPQFTWKLDGFPIPDSPRFVVGQYVTIHDDVISHVNISNVKEEDGGEYTCVAQNGIGRVSHSAKVNIYGMPYIREMPKITGVSGHDLVIKCPVAGYPIDKIHWERDGQTLPINRRQRAYNNGTLIIEQLQLAEDAGTYTCMAQNKQKQTARRNVEIQVIVPPKIMPIQAMTNLLREGMRAAISCQILEGDLPVNFRWERNGKPVLGTGNEVIRRLDEYSTSLVIEHITSEYSGNYTCIASNVAGSESFTVPLTVNVPPKWILEPKDSSAQAGQDVALHCQAGGHPQPTVTWKKAIGNTPGEYKDFLYEPNVSLHPNGTLQFRKIAKDSQGHFLCEAKNSIGSGVSKVIFLKVNVPAHFSTKSKQITSPRNKQIHIQCNVQGDNPIDIKWKMQSSQQHLDESLDNRYNIREQVLDDGMVSELGISHTYRQDTGVYVCQASNAFGQDEMTIHLVIQEVPEAPKNLRINSQQSRTLQLSWSQPFAGNSPIEKYNVEYKLVTEPWQSAEHITVAGTQTVITLQNLKPAKAYHLRISAENKLGASEYSEVIQVTTLEEVPSGPPLNIKGEPKSSTEIFLSWEAPDRDQWNGNLLGYYVGYQVAPGPNDREINPTQGFNFKTVEVRSHFGGETTLQTLSKCTTYNIVVQAYTSQGSGPPSKEISLSTLEDVPSSAPDSPKCDVLSSTSIYITWSPPPVDGQNGKIRGYKVSYIEMDDLYEKEPYTSKTNNQYLTLENLKKFTNYTFWVLAFTKVGDGVRTSPFHCITQEDVPSAPKALKAVPSSSSKIIISWLPPTHRNGIITGYTFYMALVDGGRDEGAHKRTLVPYAESHETVRLQEHATYQFWLTASTKVGEGDKSEVITVPPNNKVPARIVSFSQEIVTPWKETLVLPCRKVGVPPPVTIWRQDDQPMDTGTRKSIAKNGTLFIKDCQHTDAGNYTCSVENIWGRDEIVYHIRIKVPPDPPTLTIVNTYTDSLLLEWTDNRNGGSPVLGYVINYKRENGDWEELQIDSKTNTHLLVNLWCGTRYQLYMTAYNKIGTGLPCDIVHSNTKGLPPVQPKHSQMITNNSTSVTCWLDSWGDGGCGILYFSIENRLYGRAQWNMVASHVEATERIFTVTELQPATKYQLRVTAYNNAGATMAIYNYTTLTTQGVMVYPDLANPVSPHMGEHPFYANFKVLLPLCLSILILFALVAAALLIRKRKLNNQNRIPSTSMSESPSIANMQNKQNRDQQYLAVRAQQTSRNSNSVDSGSYKAEGNEYIEDICPYATFQLNKQTYSESSYSGNVYSGPYHSSKEPEYTKVRRKGGSRLRDPATSEPIDINQFIESDNPGSTDSEVRKILTLHIPITEYDTLGSESDNDMASRSNQSNYRHHRDTQDETSSSSENSPSSISRKSKPPYPPRKSAKAQSQNLPKRHVRSSSGYSSHNEETTFSISNYPNYSDHITPPARFSDLLGRDATLAVSSVNPSSLGSATEIGNNAGAGGGASKKSSNHSPRPRAGQKLQREAFQINV
- the LOC125957591 gene encoding Down syndrome cell adhesion molecule-like protein Dscam2 isoform X4 — protein: MDVRGLAQAILLLYIFKGVILLDLQGPVFLSEPPYKVEFSNNSGGVIDCTGHGSPAPDVEWSVATTNHELVYTLPNGSLIFYPFSADKFRHEVHSTVYRCKLKNLVGTILSREVHVKGVVNQKYNIQVHDEYVMSGNTAVLKCQVPSYIQDFVVVTAWVQDSGVHLYPNTDIGGKYIVLPNGDLYINNAGASDAYKTYSCRTVNRLTGEIQISTYPGRVIVTEPKGLVQPRINVEKHSLKHVVVNAPVTLPCVAQGHPVPTYRWFKEVKDQIIPLQLNERISIVSAGLLKLAKARLEDSGKYLCWVNNTAGEETIQVSLTVTAPLTAHLQPQVQTVDVGKDAQFQCIISGFPAHEVLWMHNGKPIVRDSRIEIYTDTPRIVIKSVQKEDQGMYQCFVANEWEQIQSTAELQLGDATPELLYWFSEQTLQPGPMVSLKCVGTGNPPPQFTWKLDGFPIPDSPRFVVGQYVTIHDDVISHVNISNVKEEDGGEYTCVAQNGIGRVSHSAKVNIYGMPYIREMPKITGVSGHDLVIKCPVAGYPIDKIHWERDGQTLPINRRQRAYNNGTLIIEQLQLAEDAGTYTCMAQNKQKQTARRNVEIQVIVPPKIMPIQAMTNLLREGMRAAISCQILEGDLPVNFRWERNGKPVLGTGNEVIRRLDEYSTSLVIEHITSEYSGNYTCIASNVAGSESFTVPLTVNVPPKWILEPKDSSAQAGQDVALHCQAGGHPQPTVTWKKAIGNTPGEYKDFLYEPNVSLHPNGTLQFRKIAKDSQGHFLCEAKNSIGSGVSKVIFLKVNVPAHFSTKSKQITSPRNKQIHIQCNVQGDNPIDIKWKMQSSQQHLDESLDNRYNIREQVLDDGMVSELGISHTYRQDTGVYVCQASNAFGQDEMTIHLVIQEVPEAPKNLRINSQQSRTLQLSWSQPFAGNSPIEKYNVEYKLVTEPWQSAEHITVAGTQTVITLQNLKPAKAYHLRISAENKLGASEYSEVIQVTTLEEVPSGPPLNIKGEPKSSTEIFLSWEAPDRDQWNGNLLGYYVGYQVAPGPNDREINPTQGFNFKTVEVRSHFGGETTLQTLSKCTTYNIVVQAYTSQGSGPPSKEISLSTLEDVPSSAPDSPKCDVLSSTSIYITWSPPPVDGQNGKIRGYKVSYIEMDDLYEKEPYTSKTNNQYLTLENLKKFTNYTFWVLAFTKVGDGVRTSPFHCITQEDVPSAPKALKAVPSSSSKIIISWLPPTHRNGIITGYTFYMALVDGGRDEGAHKRTLVPYAESHETVRLQEHATYQFWLTASTKVGEGDKSEVITVPPNNKVPARIVSFSQEIVTPWKETLVLPCRKVGVPPPVTIWRQDDQPMDTGTRKSIAKNGTLFIKDCQHTDAGNYTCSVENIWGRDEIVYHIRIKVPPDPPTLTIVNTYTDSLLLEWTDNRNGGSPVLGYVINYKRENGDWEELQIDSKTNTHLLVNLWCGTRYQLYMTAYNKIGTGLPCDIVHSNTKGLPPVQPKHSQMITNNSTSVTCWLDSWGDGGCGILYFSIENRLYGRAQWNMVASHVEATERIFTVTELQPATKYQLRVTAYNNAGATMAIYNYTTLTTQGVMVYPDLANPVSPHMGEHPFYANFKVLLPLCLSILILFALVAAALLIRKRKLNNQNRIPSTSMSESPSIANMQNKQNRDQQYLAVRAQQTSRNSNSVDSGSYKAEGNEYIEDICPYATFQLNKQTYSESSYSGNVYSGPYHSVRGSFVYHDVKTENYHSKEPEYTKVRRKGGSRLRDPATSEPIEYDTLGSESDNDMASRSNQSNYRHHRDTQDETSSSSENSPSSISRKSKPPYPPRKSAKAQSQNLPKRHVRSSSGYSSHNEETTFSISNYPNYSDHITPPARFSDLLGRDATLAVSSVNPSSLGSATEIGNNAGAGGGASKKSSNHSPRPRAGQKLQREAFQINV